One segment of Anatilimnocola aggregata DNA contains the following:
- a CDS encoding DUF2997 domain-containing protein, which yields MHQTIEVTISPTGETRLETRGFAGGACRQASQFLEQALGTKLLESLSPDFYASQVNQDQVERQHGRGL from the coding sequence GTGCATCAGACTATCGAAGTTACGATCTCTCCGACTGGCGAGACACGCTTGGAAACTCGCGGCTTCGCCGGCGGAGCTTGTCGACAAGCCAGCCAGTTCCTCGAACAGGCTCTGGGTACCAAGCTGCTGGAATCGCTGTCACCCGACTTCTACGCCAGCCAAGTCAACCAAGACCAGGTCGAACGGCAGCATGGTCGCGGCCTTTAG
- a CDS encoding helix-turn-helix domain-containing protein, with translation MEKMNEQADAVLAALQTDLQAARYQASRAQRQYDSADPENRLVTDELERRWNASLTAVANLERRIHEHQATHSQVTDQDWDELQNLAADLETVWESQSCDERLKKRILRTLIKEIVVDLQEARGEIHLTIHWHGGVHTQLMVPRRKRGSATRTSADALEAVRILTLIATDEMIAGVLNRNGLRTGRGNRFTRERIVSLRNHHQIPVHNPEERIKNGWMTLSEAADYLGVSSRTLRLAAEAGEIPGRHPLQDGPWVFSRADLDAAPAQAIKRRAHNRNRKAGAVPNPKQQNLDLSGT, from the coding sequence ATGGAGAAGATGAACGAACAGGCCGACGCCGTCTTGGCGGCATTGCAAACAGATCTCCAGGCGGCAAGGTACCAGGCGTCCCGAGCCCAACGGCAATATGACTCGGCCGATCCCGAAAATCGCTTGGTGACCGACGAACTTGAGCGGCGCTGGAATGCCTCGTTAACAGCGGTCGCGAACTTGGAGCGTCGCATACACGAGCACCAAGCCACCCATTCACAAGTTACTGATCAGGATTGGGACGAACTTCAGAACCTGGCCGCTGATCTGGAAACCGTGTGGGAAAGCCAATCGTGCGATGAACGTCTCAAGAAACGCATCCTGCGTACCTTGATCAAAGAGATAGTGGTGGATCTCCAAGAAGCCAGAGGCGAGATTCACTTGACCATTCACTGGCACGGTGGCGTTCACACACAACTCATGGTGCCTCGCAGGAAACGCGGCAGTGCCACCAGAACATCGGCAGACGCCCTGGAAGCCGTGCGAATTCTGACGCTGATTGCCACCGATGAAATGATTGCTGGGGTGCTCAACCGCAATGGGCTCCGCACGGGCCGAGGCAACCGCTTCACACGCGAACGAATCGTGTCGCTGCGCAACCACCACCAGATCCCGGTTCACAATCCCGAGGAGCGGATCAAGAATGGCTGGATGACTCTCAGCGAAGCCGCCGATTATCTCGGTGTCAGCTCTCGGACATTGCGCCTCGCGGCAGAAGCTGGCGAAATACCAGGCCGCCATCCCTTGCAAGACGGCCCCTGGGTATTCAGTCGCGCCGATCTCGACGCGGCGCCCGCCCAAGCCATCAAACGGCGAGCCCATAACCGCAATCGAAAAGCAGGCGCGGTACCAAATCCGAAACAGCAAAACCTCGATTTGTCAGGCACATAG
- a CDS encoding serine/threonine-protein kinase: MAIALEQFVSRVAESGLLSEDEVREFVASLPGTKQPQDAEQLARELVRAKKLTAYQAQQSYQGKGKSLILGNYVVLDKLGQGGMGMVLKAEHRRMERVVALKILSPAVTKTPEVLKRFQQEVKVAAKLTHPNIATAYDADVAGSTHFLVMEYVAGSDLASVVMNEGPLPLARAVNLILQAARGLAYAHGEGVVHRDIKPANLLLDKKGTLKILDMGLARIDNTSVQAGLTQSGEVMGTVDYMAPEQALDTRRADARADIYSLGCTLYRLLTGENMFDGDTLVQKLMAHQQQPIPSLSARRADAPAELVNLFERMVAKKPADRFQTMAEVETALAALPLAALTANSSSSLSAAGSSASVDYNTVADNASGKSVVAPTLPPGASLLSERTVHNQPNPNTSLAGTISGSASAVSTDTISGRLTPSSPSTAASATKSGSTRVPTRTLLIAAGFASLLLAALGVWVIIKDKDGNEIARIKVPEGATATVTPDAPPAVKPDAPPATNPSQGANPSQGANQALPPGSANLSTPIARIDYKTEREVAEWAIATVGWVRVISVFDMNSYVDVDAVEKLPQDDFSVYQIRWKNKSSFQVDDAQQLARLHDLAALHLANCQVSPETFRSLQEVKSLRTLILTNCVSEAGGPLAITELSQLHSVFIESTTLSDNFVERLGNLPRLERLSLLNITGVTDTGLTRLAASKPKFLWSLELTNTKIAGETSGLAAIAKLPRLCRLVLDNCGTTDEGLLELQKCSTLTEVHLSGSAVTAAAADKLQKALNCQLIALKDEQSPELYRSPEYRKAVQTLAQQGVELYARDGMGSLYAQSYPWPDRPGIVVYKLRLPSWREGDDRLCAEIAKLKDLLSIHLDGPISQQMQETLSGLTNLSQIILPHSSRVRVEFAKWKSRDKISEIINLPATEVALNDALLLPNLTAIRFASGVQVPPSHPIFSKLRASQQLAAVTFKTPIDLPNNQRLATLRPDLLVSQDLLHIGPQTPVNPDYLLSSEPGSGEVPSDPGERGRQIAEWVIRSGGSASPRPDSSKPATSYRLKGLSFQGAKVDFRQLKHLSGLATIQYLTFNQQPITDAELNSIKDLPNLSELSLIDTRVTADGIRALKRFPRIIRFYSNSIEWNTSLLKDLTESHPDLALLSMNTTSLRPEDVKLLSRLLKLEVLSTAGPLGDESLNSLVVAAPKLRQIMFSNNTAMTDQGIAALGKLPGLQSLTFYDGKFPCLSEGLLKVIGEQLPGLTYLALPRKQFPVGELSYLKQLTKLQELNVAGVQYTDEIIPEIANLKAVKTFSFWDTKVTKAGFEQLHAARPDCAIRNGFTVIFAASSKPVPVSATQSPTLTDVNDPAFQQWMKEVAALPAKEQVEEVKKKLVELNPGFDGAVKPTITDNVVTGLQFSTLEVSDIAAVRALAGLTHLRCEGMEYPVLAGKLADITPLAGMKLVKFDCRYNRVADLSPLSGMSLTSVTLASNPVKSLAPLQGMPLQTLAINNCWWIRDLEPIQGSKLTMLSANHTSINDLSYLKGMPLEHVTLHLTKVRDLAPLDTCANLKVLEIGNTPVTAAEVARFQAVLPNCKVVWNDPAQAKPAPTK; the protein is encoded by the coding sequence ATGGCCATTGCTCTCGAACAGTTCGTTTCACGCGTGGCGGAGAGTGGCCTCCTCTCCGAAGACGAAGTACGTGAATTCGTCGCATCGCTACCTGGTACGAAACAGCCTCAAGATGCTGAGCAGTTAGCCCGCGAACTCGTCCGCGCCAAAAAGCTGACGGCCTATCAAGCCCAGCAATCCTATCAGGGCAAAGGGAAGTCGCTCATCCTCGGCAACTATGTCGTCCTCGATAAGTTGGGCCAGGGCGGCATGGGCATGGTCCTCAAGGCCGAGCATCGCCGCATGGAACGCGTGGTCGCCCTGAAGATTCTGTCGCCGGCAGTTACCAAAACCCCAGAAGTCCTCAAACGCTTTCAGCAGGAAGTGAAAGTCGCGGCCAAGCTGACTCACCCGAATATCGCCACCGCTTACGACGCCGACGTTGCCGGCAGTACCCACTTTCTCGTAATGGAATATGTCGCGGGGAGCGATCTGGCGTCCGTCGTTATGAACGAGGGACCACTACCGCTCGCGCGGGCTGTGAACCTGATCTTGCAAGCGGCGCGCGGGTTGGCGTATGCCCACGGCGAAGGCGTGGTTCATCGCGACATCAAGCCGGCGAACCTGCTGCTCGATAAGAAGGGCACCTTGAAAATTCTCGATATGGGCCTGGCCCGGATCGACAACACCAGCGTCCAGGCTGGGCTGACCCAATCGGGCGAAGTGATGGGCACAGTCGACTACATGGCCCCCGAGCAGGCACTCGACACGCGCCGCGCCGATGCCCGCGCCGATATCTACAGCCTCGGCTGCACGCTCTATCGGTTGCTGACTGGCGAAAACATGTTCGATGGAGATACTCTCGTCCAAAAACTGATGGCCCATCAGCAGCAGCCTATCCCGTCGCTCAGTGCTCGCCGTGCGGATGCACCTGCGGAACTGGTGAATCTTTTCGAACGGATGGTCGCGAAGAAACCGGCCGATCGATTTCAAACGATGGCGGAAGTCGAAACCGCCTTGGCTGCCTTGCCGCTCGCTGCCCTCACTGCCAATTCGTCATCGTCACTCAGCGCCGCTGGTTCCAGCGCGAGCGTCGATTACAACACGGTCGCCGACAATGCGTCTGGCAAGAGCGTGGTTGCTCCAACGCTTCCCCCCGGTGCCAGCTTGCTCTCTGAACGCACGGTTCACAATCAGCCGAATCCCAACACCTCACTCGCCGGCACCATCTCCGGCAGCGCCTCAGCCGTCAGCACCGACACCATCTCCGGCCGCCTCACCCCTTCTTCGCCATCCACTGCTGCCTCCGCCACAAAATCTGGCTCAACACGAGTTCCGACGCGCACCCTGCTAATCGCTGCCGGCTTCGCCTCCCTGCTCCTCGCTGCCCTCGGCGTGTGGGTGATCATCAAAGACAAAGACGGGAACGAGATTGCCAGGATTAAAGTGCCAGAGGGAGCCACAGCGACAGTAACGCCAGACGCACCACCCGCAGTGAAGCCAGACGCACCACCGGCAACCAATCCCAGCCAAGGTGCGAACCCGAGCCAAGGTGCCAACCAGGCACTACCGCCAGGAAGTGCAAATCTCAGCACGCCAATTGCACGGATCGACTACAAAACTGAACGCGAAGTTGCAGAATGGGCAATTGCCACAGTCGGATGGGTCCGCGTGATCTCGGTCTTCGACATGAACAGTTACGTCGATGTCGATGCGGTGGAGAAACTTCCCCAGGATGATTTCTCGGTCTATCAGATCAGGTGGAAGAACAAGTCAAGTTTTCAGGTCGATGATGCGCAGCAGTTGGCGCGTCTTCACGACCTGGCCGCATTGCACCTTGCTAACTGCCAGGTTTCTCCAGAGACTTTCCGTTCTCTGCAAGAAGTGAAATCACTTCGAACTTTGATTTTGACCAATTGTGTCTCTGAAGCAGGCGGCCCCTTGGCGATCACCGAGCTGAGCCAGCTTCATTCGGTGTTTATTGAGAGCACAACGCTTAGCGACAACTTTGTTGAACGACTAGGAAACCTGCCACGATTGGAACGGCTGAGCCTTTTAAACATCACGGGGGTTACGGACACTGGTTTAACGCGTCTGGCCGCGTCCAAGCCAAAGTTTCTCTGGAGTCTGGAACTCACGAACACGAAAATTGCAGGAGAAACCTCCGGCCTTGCGGCAATTGCGAAGCTACCGCGGCTCTGTCGCCTGGTCCTTGATAACTGTGGCACAACAGATGAAGGGCTTTTGGAGCTACAAAAGTGTTCCACGTTAACCGAAGTCCATCTGTCGGGCAGTGCGGTGACTGCGGCTGCTGCGGACAAACTGCAGAAAGCCCTGAATTGCCAACTCATCGCATTAAAGGATGAGCAATCGCCTGAGTTGTATCGTAGTCCCGAATACCGCAAGGCAGTCCAGACGCTTGCTCAGCAAGGTGTAGAACTCTATGCGCGTGACGGGATGGGCTCACTCTATGCGCAATCGTATCCTTGGCCGGACCGCCCAGGCATCGTCGTCTACAAACTAAGGCTCCCATCGTGGCGTGAGGGGGACGATCGGCTGTGCGCGGAAATCGCCAAGCTAAAGGATCTATTGAGTATCCATCTCGACGGTCCGATTTCTCAACAGATGCAAGAGACGCTTTCCGGCTTAACCAATCTGTCGCAAATTATTCTCCCACACTCCAGCAGGGTTCGGGTCGAATTTGCCAAGTGGAAATCCCGCGATAAGATCAGCGAGATTATCAACTTGCCGGCGACGGAAGTGGCCCTCAACGATGCGCTGCTGCTGCCGAACTTAACGGCCATTCGATTTGCGAGTGGCGTGCAAGTCCCTCCTTCGCACCCCATATTTTCGAAGCTGCGTGCTTCGCAGCAGCTTGCAGCGGTGACGTTCAAGACGCCCATCGATCTACCGAACAATCAACGCCTTGCCACGCTTCGCCCGGACCTGCTCGTTTCTCAAGATTTGCTCCACATAGGTCCACAAACCCCTGTAAACCCGGACTACCTGCTCTCTTCCGAGCCGGGTTCGGGCGAAGTCCCCAGTGATCCAGGCGAGCGTGGCCGCCAAATTGCGGAGTGGGTGATTCGTTCGGGTGGCAGTGCATCGCCCAGGCCCGATAGCAGCAAGCCAGCAACATCCTACCGACTAAAGGGCCTTTCCTTTCAGGGGGCAAAAGTTGATTTTCGGCAACTGAAACACCTATCCGGTCTCGCCACAATTCAGTATCTGACCTTCAACCAGCAGCCAATCACGGACGCGGAACTCAACTCGATAAAAGACTTGCCTAATCTGTCTGAGCTGTCACTAATTGATACTCGTGTGACCGCTGATGGAATTCGCGCCTTGAAGCGGTTTCCACGGATCATTCGCTTTTATAGTAATAGTATTGAATGGAATACCTCGCTCCTTAAAGATCTGACAGAAAGCCATCCTGATCTAGCGTTGCTGTCGATGAACACGACCTCGCTACGGCCAGAAGACGTAAAGTTGTTGTCGCGACTTTTAAAGCTTGAGGTGTTGTCAACTGCAGGTCCGCTTGGCGATGAGAGCCTTAACAGTCTGGTTGTGGCGGCTCCGAAACTGCGGCAGATCATGTTCTCAAATAACACGGCCATGACAGATCAGGGTATCGCAGCTTTGGGCAAGCTTCCTGGACTACAAAGCTTGACTTTTTACGACGGTAAATTCCCCTGTCTTTCGGAGGGATTGCTAAAGGTGATTGGTGAACAATTGCCGGGCCTGACCTATCTTGCGTTGCCTAGGAAGCAGTTTCCGGTCGGCGAATTGTCGTACTTGAAGCAGCTTACGAAACTTCAAGAATTGAATGTTGCCGGAGTGCAGTATACGGACGAGATCATTCCTGAAATAGCAAACTTGAAGGCAGTCAAAACCTTTAGCTTCTGGGATACAAAGGTAACGAAAGCGGGCTTCGAACAGCTTCATGCTGCCCGCCCCGACTGTGCCATTCGAAATGGCTTCACAGTCATATTCGCAGCGTCGAGCAAGCCCGTTCCGGTCTCCGCTACCCAGTCTCCAACGCTCACCGATGTCAACGATCCTGCGTTTCAGCAGTGGATGAAAGAGGTCGCCGCTTTGCCGGCGAAAGAGCAGGTCGAAGAGGTAAAGAAGAAACTCGTCGAACTGAATCCAGGGTTTGATGGGGCGGTCAAGCCAACGATCACGGACAATGTAGTGACGGGCTTGCAGTTCTCGACACTGGAAGTCAGCGACATTGCAGCGGTTCGAGCGCTTGCTGGTTTGACGCACCTGCGCTGCGAAGGCATGGAGTACCCGGTTCTGGCTGGGAAACTCGCAGATATTACACCGCTCGCGGGGATGAAGTTGGTGAAATTTGACTGCCGTTACAATCGTGTGGCGGACTTGAGTCCGCTCTCGGGAATGTCGCTCACCAGCGTCACACTAGCCTCGAACCCAGTTAAGAGTCTTGCGCCGTTGCAGGGAATGCCATTGCAAACACTGGCAATCAACAACTGTTGGTGGATTCGAGATTTGGAGCCAATCCAGGGGAGCAAACTAACGATGTTGAGTGCGAACCACACCTCGATTAACGACCTGAGTTACCTGAAAGGAATGCCGCTCGAACACGTTACGCTGCATTTGACGAAAGTCAGGGACTTGGCTCCGCTCGATACCTGCGCGAATCTCAAAGTTCTTGAGATTGGCAACACCCCAGTAACCGCAGCCGAAGTTGCGCGATTCCAGGCAGTTCTTCCCAACTGTAAAGTCGTCTGGAATGACCCGGCTCAGGCTAAGCCCGCGCCCACCAAGTAA
- a CDS encoding M48 family metalloprotease — translation MPSTKLQQAFAALLAEKGLEVPPLRPDFASSEFADEYREAMRQEGLGESEVEESIKLFAEGSSGHGFEKLLYDLSVEVENDIRACGCTLDEEVFAAEFPTGDLNAQILPRNGGFLVLVNTGLIMTTFLILKTFARSLTFRREDTPPPPFDDEAVTRTVNELLPIIQAYHFGGDVRLAKRKEVLTGHGVTVLSRLLWQTEKFVLAHEYAHLLAGHVGSQRVAQFNTPAGNLEFVVLDHQQEYDADLQALTILMASANWAQPNSDAKYRIAGPFVLLCVNDMLSRVGDAMYFKPIGYSPTHPTDANRLEHLRVHVFRKYGQDLYEYADLCTQWIRQYTNFIVTKYQEGQIFDPEIYAGLYRNMIAAKASAISSEELDRIEIDIGKVRSRWITWRGVDDLHEAAFRHLQEPPGQ, via the coding sequence ATGCCGTCAACAAAACTCCAACAGGCTTTTGCAGCGTTACTCGCAGAGAAAGGACTTGAAGTCCCACCCTTGCGTCCGGACTTCGCGAGTTCTGAGTTTGCAGATGAGTATCGGGAAGCGATGCGACAGGAAGGTCTAGGGGAGTCTGAAGTCGAAGAGTCGATCAAGTTATTCGCTGAGGGGAGCAGCGGACATGGCTTCGAGAAGTTGCTCTACGACCTTTCCGTCGAAGTCGAGAATGACATAAGGGCATGCGGCTGCACTCTTGATGAAGAGGTTTTCGCTGCAGAGTTTCCAACAGGCGACCTGAACGCTCAAATCCTGCCTCGTAATGGCGGTTTTCTGGTGCTTGTCAACACTGGCTTGATAATGACGACTTTTCTTATCCTGAAGACATTTGCACGTTCGCTTACGTTTCGACGTGAAGATACTCCGCCACCACCATTCGACGACGAAGCCGTAACACGGACCGTGAATGAACTATTGCCAATCATCCAGGCATATCACTTCGGTGGCGATGTTAGATTGGCCAAACGCAAAGAGGTACTCACCGGCCATGGAGTGACTGTCTTGAGCCGCCTACTTTGGCAAACCGAGAAGTTCGTACTTGCTCACGAATATGCTCACTTGCTCGCCGGACACGTAGGATCCCAACGAGTTGCTCAGTTCAATACCCCTGCTGGTAATCTTGAATTTGTGGTACTTGATCACCAGCAAGAGTATGACGCGGACTTGCAAGCATTGACAATTCTCATGGCTTCGGCGAACTGGGCCCAGCCAAACAGCGATGCAAAATACAGAATCGCCGGGCCGTTTGTTCTGCTGTGCGTTAATGACATGCTATCGCGTGTTGGTGATGCTATGTACTTCAAGCCGATTGGATACTCACCGACGCACCCCACCGACGCCAATCGCCTAGAGCATCTCCGAGTACATGTCTTCCGCAAGTATGGGCAAGACCTGTACGAGTACGCCGACCTTTGTACGCAATGGATAAGGCAGTACACCAATTTTATCGTAACGAAGTACCAAGAGGGACAGATTTTCGATCCTGAAATCTACGCTGGTCTCTATCGCAACATGATCGCAGCAAAGGCGTCGGCCATCAGCAGTGAGGAGCTGGATAGAATTGAGATTGATATTGGGAAAGTGCGAAGCCGTTGGATCACTTGGCGAGGAGTCGATGACCTGCACGAAGCAGCGTTTCGACATCTCCAAGAGCCACCCGGTCAGTGA
- a CDS encoding IS5 family transposase (programmed frameshift): protein MDAVYPSELSDAEWQVVERLLPAPKPRGRKLEIGWRRILDGIFYVNKEGCQWRALPKEFGKWQSFYHYFRLWRIDGTWQRVNDALRRLERKAQGRKAEPSVGIMDSQSAKTTAKKGPRGYDAGKKICGRKRHLMVDTQGLVLTALVHPADIQDRDGAKLLIEQMKCTLPRLRTVFADGGYAGQLVDWFWDSVRWNLEIVKRTATAGFQLLPKRWIVERTFAWLSQYRRHSRDYEELPETSEAMIYVSMIRLMLRRAGKRKANA, encoded by the exons ATGGACGCCGTCTATCCGAGTGAATTGAGTGATGCGGAATGGCAGGTGGTTGAGCGGTTGCTGCCAGCTCCAAAGCCGCGCGGCCGCAAGCTGGAGATCGGTTGGCGGCGAATCCTGGACGGCATCTTCTACGTGAACAAAGAAGGTTGTCAGTGGCGAGCTTTACCGAAGGAATTTGGCAAGTGGCAATCGTTCTATCACTACTTTCGCCTGTGGCGCATCGATGGCACCTGGCAGCGGGTGAACGATGCATTGCGTCGCCTGGAGCGCAAAGCGCAGGGTCGCAAGGCCGAGCCTTCGGTCGGCATCATGGATAGCCAGTCGGCGAAAACGACCGCAAAGAAGGGGC CTCGCGGCTATGACGCTGGCAAGAAGATCTGCGGTCGCAAGCGGCACTTGATGGTCGACACGCAGGGACTGGTGCTTACCGCTCTCGTGCATCCAGCCGACATTCAAGATCGCGACGGCGCGAAGCTGCTGATCGAGCAAATGAAATGCACGCTTCCTCGCTTGCGAACCGTGTTCGCCGACGGCGGCTACGCCGGCCAGTTGGTCGACTGGTTTTGGGACTCGGTCCGCTGGAACTTGGAAATCGTCAAGCGAACCGCCACGGCGGGCTTTCAACTTCTCCCCAAACGCTGGATCGTCGAACGTACCTTCGCCTGGCTGAGCCAATATCGCCGCCACAGCCGCGACTACGAAGAATTGCCAGAGACCAGCGAAGCCATGATCTACGTCAGCATGATCCGGCTGATGCTCCGCAGAGCAGGCAAACGGAAGGCAAACGCTTGA
- a CDS encoding potassium channel family protein has product MYTTHGIVVVTLIAAGLVLVNVLLHYEVLNMLSTVLGRLAWVGRPRIALLICALLVVHIVEIWIFAGGIMLAEWHGGLGDLKGDHSQGVLDYVYYSSMTYTTVGYGDLFPTGPLRFIAAMEALLGLMLITWSASFTYLEMQRFWRDR; this is encoded by the coding sequence ATGTATACAACCCATGGAATTGTCGTAGTAACCCTAATCGCTGCTGGACTTGTCCTGGTTAATGTTCTGCTCCACTACGAAGTGCTCAATATGCTTTCAACAGTTCTAGGCAGACTGGCCTGGGTTGGTCGGCCCCGCATCGCGTTGCTGATATGTGCGTTACTGGTGGTACACATTGTCGAGATATGGATTTTTGCCGGCGGCATCATGTTGGCCGAATGGCATGGTGGACTCGGCGACCTGAAAGGCGACCACAGTCAAGGAGTGTTGGATTACGTGTACTACTCCTCCATGACCTATACGACGGTCGGGTACGGTGACCTTTTTCCAACTGGCCCGCTGCGGTTTATTGCCGCAATGGAAGCTCTGCTTGGCCTTATGCTTATTACTTGGTCGGCATCTTTTACTTATCTAGAAATGCAGCGTTTTTGGCGGGATCGTTAG
- a CDS encoding PB1 domain-containing protein, with translation MVKSVFPVGYASLLSVVMFALSPSTTFAQNANDDNPEPVEATEFQSAQALPLVDGVGNANPPQSKGIKKLGGTYRSDTLGGEFLCQYMRITIGGRQNGQSFVFWGARAISLDRDSPLRDLRMQMSDGTVEKFQPGDVLTRLDDIKVDEDKFQDRKGIWQMPQLDEHFGPTSVRWIKTGHSHVNVGQIMLDNDATRGIGGGRVAPVTP, from the coding sequence ATGGTTAAGTCTGTTTTCCCCGTTGGTTACGCGTCGCTACTCAGCGTCGTGATGTTTGCGCTGAGCCCATCGACGACCTTTGCTCAGAATGCGAACGACGATAATCCAGAACCCGTAGAAGCCACTGAATTTCAATCTGCTCAGGCTCTACCGCTCGTTGACGGAGTAGGAAACGCCAATCCACCGCAGTCGAAAGGCATCAAGAAATTGGGAGGCACGTATCGTTCGGATACGTTAGGTGGCGAGTTTCTGTGTCAGTACATGCGCATCACGATCGGCGGCCGACAAAACGGTCAATCATTCGTGTTTTGGGGCGCCCGGGCCATCTCGCTTGATCGCGATTCGCCACTACGCGACCTCCGCATGCAGATGAGCGATGGCACCGTTGAGAAGTTCCAACCCGGAGACGTATTGACACGGCTCGACGATATCAAAGTCGACGAAGATAAATTTCAAGATCGTAAAGGCATTTGGCAGATGCCGCAACTTGATGAACACTTCGGGCCGACTTCGGTTCGCTGGATCAAGACCGGGCATTCTCACGTCAACGTCGGCCAGATCATGCTCGACAACGACGCTACGCGAGGCATCGGTGGCGGACGCGTTGCGCCGGTTACACCGTAG
- a CDS encoding GntP family permease: protein MSPLHPLLILALGIAVVIGLITVVRMNAFIALITAAIVVSLLSPGETPLKIKRVAEAFGTNCGNIGIVIALAAIIGKCMMDSGAADRIVRTFLWLLGKEKASFALMGSGFVLAIPVFFDTVFYLLVPLARSLYRQTGKNYLLYLLAIAAGGAITHTLVPPTPGPLLMAENLKVDIGTMIMVGTLIAFPSALVGILFATIADRVAPIAMRQIGSEPDPEPLPDSQLPSLAVAILPVILPVLLISADTIATTISKMAATGPFWERAVLLAKAATPYTAIIGNANLALLIATAIALLLVVIQRKPSLNQLAHIVEVSLMSGGTIILITAAGGAFGAMLREAQIGPAIKNLMGGQESAMSGILYLFLGYLIAVIMKVAQGSSTVAMITASGMIAAMLSPAGSEPVAFQTILGFHPVYLATAIGSGTLVGSWMNDSGFWIFAKMGGLTEVETLRSWTPLLAVLGITGFVVTLICMIIMPLS from the coding sequence ATGTCCCCTCTACATCCCCTCCTGATTCTCGCTCTTGGCATCGCTGTGGTGATTGGTTTGATCACCGTCGTGCGGATGAACGCCTTCATCGCCCTGATCACGGCGGCGATTGTCGTCAGTTTGCTGTCGCCGGGCGAAACGCCTCTGAAGATCAAGCGTGTCGCTGAAGCTTTCGGCACGAACTGCGGCAATATCGGGATTGTAATTGCGCTCGCCGCGATCATCGGCAAGTGCATGATGGACAGCGGGGCGGCCGACCGGATCGTTCGCACTTTCCTCTGGCTGCTCGGCAAAGAGAAAGCGTCGTTTGCGCTCATGGGGAGCGGCTTTGTGCTGGCGATTCCCGTGTTTTTCGACACGGTGTTTTACTTGCTCGTGCCGCTCGCCAGATCGCTCTACCGGCAGACGGGAAAGAACTACCTGCTGTATCTGCTGGCAATCGCCGCGGGGGGCGCGATCACGCACACGCTTGTACCGCCGACACCGGGCCCGCTGCTGATGGCGGAAAACCTCAAGGTAGACATTGGCACCATGATCATGGTGGGGACGCTTATCGCGTTTCCGTCCGCACTCGTGGGAATCCTCTTCGCCACCATCGCCGACCGAGTCGCGCCGATCGCCATGCGCCAAATCGGCAGCGAGCCCGATCCCGAGCCGCTCCCCGATTCGCAGTTGCCCTCGCTGGCCGTCGCGATTTTGCCGGTGATCCTCCCGGTGCTGCTGATCTCCGCCGATACGATTGCCACCACCATTTCCAAAATGGCGGCCACGGGACCTTTCTGGGAACGGGCCGTTCTCCTGGCCAAGGCAGCGACACCTTATACGGCCATCATCGGCAATGCCAACCTGGCGCTATTGATTGCTACCGCGATCGCGCTGCTGCTCGTCGTCATTCAGCGGAAGCCGAGCCTGAATCAATTGGCCCATATCGTCGAAGTCTCGCTGATGAGCGGCGGCACGATTATTTTGATCACGGCGGCCGGCGGCGCGTTCGGCGCCATGCTCCGCGAAGCCCAGATTGGCCCAGCTATCAAAAATCTGATGGGGGGCCAAGAATCAGCCATGTCCGGCATCCTCTACTTATTCCTGGGATACCTGATCGCCGTCATCATGAAAGTAGCGCAGGGTTCCAGCACCGTCGCCATGATCACTGCCTCCGGAATGATCGCGGCCATGCTCTCGCCCGCGGGGAGTGAGCCGGTCGCGTTTCAAACCATTCTGGGTTTTCATCCAGTCTATTTGGCGACGGCCATCGGGAGCGGAACCCTCGTCGGTTCGTGGATGAACGACAGCGGATTCTGGATCTTCGCCAAAATGGGCGGCCTCACGGAAGTTGAAACACTCCGCTCCTGGACTCCGTTGCTTGCGGTGCTGGGGATCACCGGATTCGTGGTTACCCTCATTTGCATGATCATCATGCCGCTCTCTTAA